The nucleotide window CGTACAGCACGGGGCGGCCGTCGGCGTCCCGCAGACTCAGGTGGACATGGACGCCGTTGCCCACTCCGTCGGTGTCCAGGAGAGGGGCGAAGGTGACGGGCAGGCCACGGCGGCGGGCCAGATCGCGGACGAGTTCCTTGAGGAGGACGGCCCGGTCGGCCGCGACCGTGGCGGGGGCGGGGCGCACGGTGACCTCGAACTGCCCGTCGCCGTACTCGGGGATCCATGTCTCCGGTTCGAGGCCGGCGTGCTCCAGCAGGCGTACCAGGTCGGTGCCGAACGGCTCGGCGTCCCGGAAGCGCCGCAGGGAGAACGGGGCGCTCTCGGGCAGGTTGCCGAGCACGAACTCGTGCTCGAAGGCGGCGACGACCTCCAGCCCGGTCCGTTCGCGCAGCTCGCAGAGGGCGTCGCGCAGGAAGGTGCGCGGGCAGCCGGCCCAGGGCTGTCCGTCGGGCAGTCGCTGGTCGGCGAGGTAGAGCAGCATCCCCGGGGCGGTGCCGTCGGCCGGGATGCCGACGGCGGTGCCGGCGTCGGGAATCAGCCGCAGGTCACCGCGGGACCCGAAGACGTGGTCGGGGGCGATCGGTCCGAACGAGGAGAGGGCGAGGTTCGCGGGGACCCAGCCGGTGCCGCTGCGCAGGACCGCGTCATGTTCGGACGGCGGAACGGCGCGTCCCCGTACTTGGCCGGCCAGGTCGCAGGTGGCGACGAAGACGGTCGCGTAGTCGTCGGTGCGGGGAGTCATGGGGTCACCTTCACGCTGTCGGTGGCGGGCAGTTCGAGGCTGCGCTCCTGGCGGTGGTCCTCGGCTCCGTTCAGTTCACTGGTGAGGCGGGCGCCGATGCGCCGGGCGAGGGAGGGGGCGAGGAGGACGACGGCGAGGCCGGTCGCGCACCAGGCTGCCGCGATCCAGGGGAAGTAGGTGTAGGGGGCGCTCTGGCCGGTGGACTGTTGGTAGAAGACGAAGCAGAGGTAGCCCAGTCCGGCGAGTGGGATGACCAGTTCGCGGCGGGGGATGTGGCCGCGGCGGGAGAGGGTGAAGACGATCACGCCGACCCCGGCTACGGCGTAGACGACCAGGACGCACAGCACGCCGATGGTCGCGTACCAGTAGTAGGCGTCGAAGGCGGTGGTGCCCAGGCCGTACATGACCACCGCGATCGCGACGGCCACGGCGCCGCACAGCCGCAGGGCCCTGGTGGGGGCACCGGTGGCCTGATCGGTACGGGCGAGGGCGGCCGGTCCGAAGCCGTCGCGGGCCAGCGCGGAGACCATGCGTGCGGCGGCGGCGGACGAGGACAGCGCGGCGGCGAAGGCGGAGGCGACCGCGGTGAAGGCGATGACGAGTGAGAACCAGGTGCCGAGGTAGCTGCCGGACAGCGTCACCAGGGCCGATTCCGCCCCGGCGAATTCCCGCACGCCCTTGTCATCGGTCCCGAACCCTATGGTCTGGACGAACATCATCAGGACGTACAGAACACCGGTGAGCAGCACACTGCCCGCCAGGGCGCGCGGGATGTTGCGCCTGGGGTTGTCGGTCTCCTCGCCCAGTGACGCGCACGCCTCGAATCCGGCCCAGGACAGGAAGGCGAAGACGGTCGCCGTCATGACGGCGCCGTAGGTGGCTCCGCCGGGGGCGAAGACCGACAGGTCGAAGGTCTGGTGCCGAGGCGCCGTTCCGGTGCCGGTGCGCCCCAGGACGACGACGGCGAGGACCAGCATGGCCGCGATGCCGATGCCTTCGGCGATCAGCAAGGTGCGGGCGGTGAGCCGGGTGTCGCGCGAGTTGAGCAGCGTGACACCCAGGCCCGCGAGGGCCGAGACGGCCGCCCACGGGCCGGTGGACGTCATGCCCAGAGCGTGCAGGAACGCGTGGGCGAAGACCCCGGTCGCGGCCAGGGTGCAGATCAGGAAGGCGAGGTAGGTCCCCAGCAGGGCGAACCCGCCGAAGAAGCCGGCGCGGGGTCCGATGGTGGCCCCGGCCAGGGCGTAGACGGAGCCGGCGTGGTGGAAGTGCTGGGTCAGCCGCCAGAAGCCGTAGCCCACGAGGCCGACGCCGAGCAGGCCGAGCAGGAAGACCAGGGGAACGGCCTTGCCCACGGCGGCCGCGACGCCGGCCCCGTTGAGTCCCATGGCCAGGGTCGGGCCCATGAGTCCGACGGAGAGGGCCAGCGCTTCCCACAGGCGCAGCTTGCGTGAGGTATGAGGATGATCGGGCACAAGCACTCCCGAGCAGAAGGGGGCCGCCTGGATGTGGCCCGACACCCTCATGAAATATTCGTTACAAGTAGCGCGTCAAGAGTCGCGGTGAAATGAATTTTTCAGACGGTGCCGGCCTCGCCACGCCACGCCTCCTCCGCGGCCCGCATCCGCTCCTCGGCCGCCGGCCCCAGACGCGCGTGCACGGCGGCGACCAGGGTCTCCACGAGCGCCATGGGCGCCACAATGCTGTCGAACGGGCTGGGGGCCTCCACCCGCGCGGGGAGCACCACGTCGGCGAACTCGGCCACGGGCGAGAGCCACGGGTCGGTGAACAGCACGACCTTGGCCCCGCGTTCGTGCGCGTACCGGGCGAGCTGCACGGTGTCGTCCTGGTAGCGGCGGAAGTCGAAGACCACACACACATCCCGCCGGCTCAGGTCGACACGGAAGCCCGCGTCGCGCCCCGGGGCCGCGATGTGCACGAAGGTCCCCGGACGCAGCAGCCGAAGATGCAGGTCGAGGTACTCGGCCAGCAGCTGGGAGAACCGGCCGCCGAAGGATGCGATCCGCTTGGCGGGGTTGCAGATCAATCCGACCGCCTGATCGAACTCCCGCTCGGGCAGCGCTGCGAACGTCTGCTCCATGGTCACGCTGCTCACCTGCCGCGCCGCCTCGACCAGTTCGGAGGTCGGAGAATCCCTGCCGATCACCGGCGCCAGGGTCAGCGGCGAGGCGTGACGCGCCTGCACTTCCTCACGGAGCGACTGCTGGAAGTGCCGGTAGCCGTCGAACCCGAGCCGGGCGACGAAACGCACCACGGTGGGGGCGCTGACCCCCGCCTGGGACGCGAGCCCCGAAGCGGACTCCAGCCCGGCCGCCGGGTAGTTGGCGGTCAGCGCCCGCGCGATCTTCCGTTCGGCGGGAGACAGCCCGCCCTCCACACGCCGCACCAGCTCGGCCACGGTGATTCCCGGGCCGGCGTCATGACCAGCCGGCTCCCGCCCCGTGTCGCCCTTCGCAAGATCGCTGTGCTCTCCGGCCAGATCAGCCATCCGCGTCCCTTCTCCGCACTGCTTGACGCAACGATCGTGACACACGGCCAGGAAGACCAGTCGTGGTCACGTCTGCGGCCCGCCCCGCAACTCGGACGGCTGTCAGGGCGGCATCGCCACCCGCTAGGGCAAGACCGCCGAGACCTACCGGCCGGCCGTCACTCCCGCCTCACTCCTGATGTGGGCGTGACGTGGCAACCACTGCTAACGGACCTCGAAGCACGTCAGGCCCTCCGGTTCCTCCTCCTGGACGGTCACGGTGTCGACGGTCGCCAGGGGCGGGCCCTCGCGCACCCAGTCCATCAGCGTCGCCACCCGCTCGGGCTCCCCCTCGAACACGGCCTCCACCGTGCCGTCCGGGCGGTTGCCGACCCAGCCGGCCACGGCGTGCTCGGCCGCCATGCGCCGGCAGGTGTCACGGAAGAACACCCCCTGCACCCTCCCGGAGACCACCACATGTCTGCGGATCATCCGTCGCTCACCTCTCCTCGCCTGGCGGCACCCGCGCGGACCGCTCCCGGCCCGGTGGCCGGCCGCTGGCGCCGCGCCCGGTCGGCGTGCGGCTGACGGAGCGTCCGGCGGCCGCGACGGCCCGGCCGAAGTGTGCGGCGTCCAGGACGGCCGCGCCGTTCGTGTCGTTGTTGAAGTACGCATGGACGTCCGCCCGGTCCGGCCAGGTGTCGGTGATCCGCCGCACCCAGGTGCCGAGCGCCTGCCGACCGTAGCGCGGCGAGGGTTCCGCACGGCCTCCGTGGAAGCGGACATACCCCCAGTCGGCGGTCCGCCAGAGGGGCGTCACGGGCCGGGAGCCGCGGTCGGCCCAGCACAGCGCGGCGCCCCGCCGCTCCAGCACCGTACGGATCTCCGCGGTCCACCACGAGGGGTGTCGGGGTTCGACCGCCACCCGGGTGCCGGCGGGGAAACAGCCGAGGCAGGTGTCCAGCAGCCGGGCGTCCGCGGGGAGCGTGGGCGGCAGTTGGAGCAGGACGGGGCCGAGCCGGGGGCCGAGGGCGGCGGCCCGCGACATCAGCCGTGCGACCGGCTCCGCGGGGTCGCGCAGCCGCTTGATGTGGGTGAGGTAGCGGCTTGCCTTGACGGCCAGGACGAACCCGTCGGGGGTCCGCGCCCGCCAGTCGGCGAAGGTCTTCTCCTCGGGCAGCCGGTAGAAGGCGGCATTGCTCTCGACGGTGGCGAAGTGCCGCGCGTACTCCTCCAGCCACAGCCGCTGCGGCCGGCCGGGCGGGTAGAGGACCGTACGCCAGTCCTTGTACTGCCAGCCGGAGGTTCCGACGAGGACGGTCATGTGCGCATCCCTGCCCGGCCGGGGCCCGGACGTATCAGCCGCCCCCGCACGGCCCGGCGGCCGGGCAGCGGTCAGGCCGCGGCAGGCGACCCGGCGGCACCAGCACCTCCCTCGTCCGCGGCACGGTGGATCGGTGTCCGGAGGCCGGTCAGCGGGACGCCCGTGCCACCCCGCCGGGCCGCGACGATCTCCGCCGCGATGGACAGGGCGGTCTCCTCGGGCGTACGGGCGCCCAGGTCGAGGCCGATCGGCGAGTGGAGCCGGGCGAGTTCGGCCGCGGTGAGGCCGGCTGCGCGGAGTTGACGGTTGCGGTCCTCGTGGGTCCGGCGTGAGCCCATCGCGCCGACGAAGGCGACCGGCAGCCGTAGCGCCTCCTCCAGCAGGGGAATGTCGAACTTGGCGTCGTGGGTGAGCACACACACCACCGTGCGGCCGTCGGTCGCGGTGTGCTGGAGGTAGCGGTGCGGCCACTCGACCACGAGGTCGTCGGCCTCGGGAAAGCGCGCCCGGGTGGTGAAGACGGGGCGGGCGTCGCACACCGTCACGTGGTAGCCGAGGAACTTGCCCGCCCGCACCAGCGCCGCGGCGAAGTCCACCGCACCAAAGATGATCATGCGGGGCGGTGGTGCGCTCGATTCGACGAACAGCGTCACGGCCGGCCCGCAGCGCGCTCCGCCCTCCGTGACCTCGCAGGAACCGGTGCGCCCGGCGTCCAGCAGGGCGCGGGCCTGCTCCGCCGCCGCGCGGTCCAGCCCCGGACGCCCGCCGAGGCCGCCCTCGTACGACCCGTCGGGACGGACGAGCAGCGGTCTGCCGAGGAGTGCGGCCGGGCCCCGGACGACCCGGGCGAGGGCCGCCGCCGTGCCCCGGGCGGCGGTCGCCAGCGCCGCCGCCCACACGCTGCGGTCCGGCCCGGCCGCCGACACCGGCGTGATCAGGACCTCGATCTCGCCCCCGCAGGTCAGTCCCACCGCGAAGGCGTCCTCCGCGCTGTAGCCGAACCGTTCGCGCAGCGTCACCCCCTCCCGGAGCGCCTGGACGCACAGGTCATACACCGCCGCCTCCACACAGCCTCCGGAGACCGACCCGACGGCCGTGCCCCCGCTGTCGACGGCGAGAGCGGCACCGGGCCGGCGCGGGGCACTGCCGCCGACGGCCACGACGGTGGCCACGGCGAAGTCCCGGCCCTGTTCGACCCATCGGGTCAGCTCGTCGGCGATGTCCAGCATCGTGGTCTCCTCGTGATTCGTGGGGCGGCGGGGCGGCGGCACCGCGGACGTCCGCACGGGTCATCCGCCGGCGCGGCCCCCACCTCCCGCCAGCAGGACGCGGTCGGGGCGGATCGGCAGATGCCGGTGGCGTACCCCGGTCGCGTGCCAGACCGCGTTGGCGATCGCCGCCGCACCGCCGACGACCCCGATCTCACCTATCCCCTTGATGCCGACCGGATCGCTCTCGTCCGGGTCGTCCACCCAGTCCGCCTCGATGGGGGGCACGTCGGCGTGCGCGGCGACGTGATAGCCCGCGAGGTCGGCGCCGACAGGGGCGCCCGACGCCCGGTCGCGGACCGCCTCCTCGTGCAGCGCCATGGACAGCCCCCAGGTCATGCCGCCGATGAACTGACTGCGGGCGGTCAGCGGATTGACGATCCGGCCGGCGGCGAAGATACCGAGCATCCGGCGCACACGGACCTCCCCACTGGTGATGTCCACGGCGACCTCGGCGAACTGCGCGCCGAAGGCGTGCCGTTCGGTGGCCGCGAGGGCGGCAATCGCCGCGGCGGTGTCCGACCGGACCGTGATCCCCTGCGGCGGAATCCCGCCGCCCAGGGCCAGTTGCTCCCGCAGTTCGCCCGCCGCGGCCATCACCGCCCAGGACCAGGAGCGGGTGCCCATCGAGCCGCCCGCGATCATCGCCGGGCCGAAGTCGCTGTCCGCGATCCGCATCCGGATGCGTTCCGGAGCCACCCGCAGCGCGTCCGCGGCCACCAGGGTCAGCGCGGTGCGCGCGCCGGTGCCGATGTCCGCCGCGGTGATCCGTACGGTGAAATCGCCGTCCGCCTCCGCCGTCACGGCCGCCGTGGACGGGGCGGCGCGAGCGGGGAACTGCGAGGCGGCCGTGCCGGTGCCGAGCAGCCAGCGACCGTCGCGCCGCCCGCCGGGACGCGGGTCGCGCTCCGCCCAGCCGAATCTGCGGGCGCCCTCCTGGAAGCACGCCTGCAGCTTGTGGCTGCTGAACGGGAGACCGGAGACGGGGCCGGCTTCCGGTTCGTTGCGTGCCCGTAGCGCGATCGGGTCCATCCCGCACTTCTCGGCGAGTTCGTCGAGCGCGGACTCCAGCGCGAACGAGCCCGGCGCCTCGCCCGGCGCCCGCATCCAGCTCGGCGTCGGCACATCGAGCGGGACGACACGGTTGACGGTGTGGTGCGCGTCGGCGTCGTACATCACCCGCCCCATGTCGGCGCTGCGCTCGATGAATTCATACACCGTCGAGGTGACGCACTCGGCTTGGTGCTCGAAGGCGCGCAGCCGTCCGTCGGCGTCGGCGCCGAGCCTGACCCGCTGCGCGGTGGGGCTGCGGTAGCCGACGAGCGAGAACATCTGCCGGCGCGTCAGGACGACCCTGACCGGGCGCTGAAGGACGGTCGCCGCCATGGCGGCGAGCACCTGGTGCGGGCGGGTGGCCTTGGACCCGAAGCCGCCGCCGACGTGCTCGGACCGCACCCGTACCGAGGCCGGCTCCAGGGAGAAGAGGTGCGCGAGTTCCTGCGCGACGAATGCGCTGCCCTGGTTGGAATCGACGACCTCCAGCCGGCCGCCCTCCCAGCGCGCCATCGCCGCATGCGGCTCCAGCGGATGGTGGTGCTCCTCGGGCGTGGTGTACTGCGCGTCCACCACCACGGTGGACGCGGCGAGCGCGGCCGCCAGGTCGCCCTTCGCCGTCTCCGCCGGGGAGTTCGGGGAGTCCTGGGGCGTGTACCTGCCCGGATGCCCGGCGGCGAACGCGACCTCGTGCGGCTCCTGGTCGTAGCGGACCACCAGCGCCGCGGCGGCCTCCCTCGCCTGCTCGGGCGTTTCGGCGACGACCAGCGCCACCGGCCAGCCCGCGTAGGGCACCCGGTCGTGCTGGAAGACCTGGAGGACCGGGTCGGGCTTCCCCAGGGCACCGGTGTAGTTGCCGTCGACGCGCGGGGCGTTGCCGTGGTGGAGCACGGCGAGCACTCCGGGCATCGCCAGCACGGGGGCGGACTCCACGGCACGGATGCGCCCACGGGCGATGGTGGACACCACCAGCCAGCCATGGGCGAGTTCGGCGAACGGGATCTCCCCCGCGTACCGGGCCGCCCCGGTGACCTTGGCCAGGCCCTCCATGCGGGTGTGGGCGGCGCCGACGGCCCCTGTCACCGCGGTGGTTCCCGTGGTCGTCGTGGTCATCGCGCGGCCTCCTCGGTGAGCTCGGTGAGCTCGGTCAGCAGGGCGACGACGAGGTTGCGCAGCAGCGTCACCTTGTATCCGTTGTGGGGCAGCACCTCGGCGGCCGCGAGTTCGGCATCCGCGGCGGCGGCGAACGCCTCGGCGCTCGCCGGCCCCCCGGTCAGCGCCCGCTCGGCCGTCCGGGCCCGCCACGGCCGGGACGCCACCGCGCCGAAGGCGAGCCGGACCTCGCGGACCGTGCCGTCGTGGACGTCGAGGGCGGCGGCGAGCGAGCCGATGGCGAAGGCGAACGACGCCCGCTCGCGCACCTTGCGGTAACGGGAGACGGCGGCGACCGGAGCCGGCGGGAGCCGGAGCCCGGTGATCAGCGCGCCGGACGGCAGCGCGGTCTCCAGATGCGGGGTCCGCCCTACCGGAAGATAGAACTCCGCCAGGGGCAACTCCCCTGGTCCGTCGGCCGTTTCATATCCGACGACGGCATCGAAGGCGGCGAGCGCCACCCCCATGTCCGAGGGGTGGACGGCGACACAGTGCGCGGAGGCACCGAGGATCGCATGGTTGTGGTGCTCGCCCCCGATGGCCGGGCAGCCGCTGCCGGGGACGCGCTTGTTGCACGCCGCGGCCGGGTCGGTGAAGTAGCCGCAGCGCGTGCGCTGCAGCAGATTGCCGCCGACCGTGGCCATGTTGCGCAACTGCCCCGAGGCGCCGGACAGCACGGCCTGCGCCAGCGCCGGATAGCGGCGCCGGACCTCGGGATCGGCGGCGAGATCGCTGTTGGTGACCGTCGCGCCGATGTGCAGGCCGCCGTCCGGCGTGACCTCGATCCGGTCGAGGG belongs to Streptomyces sp. NBC_01454 and includes:
- a CDS encoding acylphosphatase — translated: MIRRHVVVSGRVQGVFFRDTCRRMAAEHAVAGWVGNRPDGTVEAVFEGEPERVATLMDWVREGPPLATVDTVTVQEEEPEGLTCFEVR
- a CDS encoding FAD binding domain-containing protein, encoding MREFGYRRASDVQGAVALLAADPRARLLGGGTNLVDLMKTGVERPALLIDVQDLPLDRIEVTPDGGLHIGATVTNSDLAADPEVRRRYPALAQAVLSGASGQLRNMATVGGNLLQRTRCGYFTDPAAACNKRVPGSGCPAIGGEHHNHAILGASAHCVAVHPSDMGVALAAFDAVVGYETADGPGELPLAEFYLPVGRTPHLETALPSGALITGLRLPPAPVAAVSRYRKVRERASFAFAIGSLAAALDVHDGTVREVRLAFGAVASRPWRARTAERALTGGPASAEAFAAAADAELAAAEVLPHNGYKVTLLRNLVVALLTELTELTEEAAR
- a CDS encoding DUF72 domain-containing protein — encoded protein: MTVLVGTSGWQYKDWRTVLYPPGRPQRLWLEEYARHFATVESNAAFYRLPEEKTFADWRARTPDGFVLAVKASRYLTHIKRLRDPAEPVARLMSRAAALGPRLGPVLLQLPPTLPADARLLDTCLGCFPAGTRVAVEPRHPSWWTAEIRTVLERRGAALCWADRGSRPVTPLWRTADWGYVRFHGGRAEPSPRYGRQALGTWVRRITDTWPDRADVHAYFNNDTNGAAVLDAAHFGRAVAAAGRSVSRTPTGRGASGRPPGRERSARVPPGEER
- a CDS encoding glutamine synthetase family protein — its product is MTPRTDDYATVFVATCDLAGQVRGRAVPPSEHDAVLRSGTGWVPANLALSSFGPIAPDHVFGSRGDLRLIPDAGTAVGIPADGTAPGMLLYLADQRLPDGQPWAGCPRTFLRDALCELRERTGLEVVAAFEHEFVLGNLPESAPFSLRRFRDAEPFGTDLVRLLEHAGLEPETWIPEYGDGQFEVTVRPAPATVAADRAVLLKELVRDLARRRGLPVTFAPLLDTDGVGNGVHVHLSLRDADGRPVLYDPQRPGRLSALGARFSAGVLAHAPALTALTAPSPVSFLRLTPNRWSAGGAFLAERNREALLRICPTTELGGSGPAAQFNLEYRAADATANPWLALAVLIRAGLAGLTGDYDEPTVWPEDTDQSVLALAPPLPSTLDEALEALEKDDVVRSWFDPQLLSTHLAVKRSELAQLDGLDDAARIRKVRHVY
- a CDS encoding xanthine dehydrogenase family protein molybdopterin-binding subunit — protein: MTTTTTGTTAVTGAVGAAHTRMEGLAKVTGAARYAGEIPFAELAHGWLVVSTIARGRIRAVESAPVLAMPGVLAVLHHGNAPRVDGNYTGALGKPDPVLQVFQHDRVPYAGWPVALVVAETPEQAREAAAALVVRYDQEPHEVAFAAGHPGRYTPQDSPNSPAETAKGDLAAALAASTVVVDAQYTTPEEHHHPLEPHAAMARWEGGRLEVVDSNQGSAFVAQELAHLFSLEPASVRVRSEHVGGGFGSKATRPHQVLAAMAATVLQRPVRVVLTRRQMFSLVGYRSPTAQRVRLGADADGRLRAFEHQAECVTSTVYEFIERSADMGRVMYDADAHHTVNRVVPLDVPTPSWMRAPGEAPGSFALESALDELAEKCGMDPIALRARNEPEAGPVSGLPFSSHKLQACFQEGARRFGWAERDPRPGGRRDGRWLLGTGTAASQFPARAAPSTAAVTAEADGDFTVRITAADIGTGARTALTLVAADALRVAPERIRMRIADSDFGPAMIAGGSMGTRSWSWAVMAAAGELREQLALGGGIPPQGITVRSDTAAAIAALAATERHAFGAQFAEVAVDITSGEVRVRRMLGIFAAGRIVNPLTARSQFIGGMTWGLSMALHEEAVRDRASGAPVGADLAGYHVAAHADVPPIEADWVDDPDESDPVGIKGIGEIGVVGGAAAIANAVWHATGVRHRHLPIRPDRVLLAGGGGRAGG
- a CDS encoding APC family permease, encoding MPDHPHTSRKLRLWEALALSVGLMGPTLAMGLNGAGVAAAVGKAVPLVFLLGLLGVGLVGYGFWRLTQHFHHAGSVYALAGATIGPRAGFFGGFALLGTYLAFLICTLAATGVFAHAFLHALGMTSTGPWAAVSALAGLGVTLLNSRDTRLTARTLLIAEGIGIAAMLVLAVVVLGRTGTGTAPRHQTFDLSVFAPGGATYGAVMTATVFAFLSWAGFEACASLGEETDNPRRNIPRALAGSVLLTGVLYVLMMFVQTIGFGTDDKGVREFAGAESALVTLSGSYLGTWFSLVIAFTAVASAFAAALSSSAAAARMVSALARDGFGPAALARTDQATGAPTRALRLCGAVAVAIAVVMYGLGTTAFDAYYWYATIGVLCVLVVYAVAGVGVIVFTLSRRGHIPRRELVIPLAGLGYLCFVFYQQSTGQSAPYTYFPWIAAAWCATGLAVVLLAPSLARRIGARLTSELNGAEDHRQERSLELPATDSVKVTP
- a CDS encoding XdhC/CoxI family protein, whose protein sequence is MLDIADELTRWVEQGRDFAVATVVAVGGSAPRRPGAALAVDSGGTAVGSVSGGCVEAAVYDLCVQALREGVTLRERFGYSAEDAFAVGLTCGGEIEVLITPVSAAGPDRSVWAAALATAARGTAAALARVVRGPAALLGRPLLVRPDGSYEGGLGGRPGLDRAAAEQARALLDAGRTGSCEVTEGGARCGPAVTLFVESSAPPPRMIIFGAVDFAAALVRAGKFLGYHVTVCDARPVFTTRARFPEADDLVVEWPHRYLQHTATDGRTVVCVLTHDAKFDIPLLEEALRLPVAFVGAMGSRRTHEDRNRQLRAAGLTAAELARLHSPIGLDLGARTPEETALSIAAEIVAARRGGTGVPLTGLRTPIHRAADEGGAGAAGSPAAA
- a CDS encoding MurR/RpiR family transcriptional regulator — its product is MADLAGEHSDLAKGDTGREPAGHDAGPGITVAELVRRVEGGLSPAERKIARALTANYPAAGLESASGLASQAGVSAPTVVRFVARLGFDGYRHFQQSLREEVQARHASPLTLAPVIGRDSPTSELVEAARQVSSVTMEQTFAALPEREFDQAVGLICNPAKRIASFGGRFSQLLAEYLDLHLRLLRPGTFVHIAAPGRDAGFRVDLSRRDVCVVFDFRRYQDDTVQLARYAHERGAKVVLFTDPWLSPVAEFADVVLPARVEAPSPFDSIVAPMALVETLVAAVHARLGPAAEERMRAAEEAWRGEAGTV